One Polaribacter sp. SA4-12 genomic window carries:
- a CDS encoding Gfo/Idh/MocA family oxidoreductase produces MKNFALIGAAGYIAPRHLRAIKDTDNQLIAALDKFDSVGVMDSYFPKADFFVEFERFDRHIEKLKRGGTHLDYVSICTPNYLHDAHIRMALRRGADAICEKPLVLNPWNLDALKDIEKESGQKINTILQLRLHPSIIALKNKVAAEGKKGKYDVDLTYITSRGNWYDVSWKGDESKSGGIATNIGVHFYDMLSWIFGDVQENIVHLREKDKSAGYLEFKNARVRWFLSINENDLPEHIKEKGQRTFRSITIDNQELEFSSGFTDLHTKSYQEILKGNGFGLKESEESIKIVHQIRNMAISKIGEKHLFIK; encoded by the coding sequence ATGAAGAATTTTGCATTAATAGGTGCTGCAGGATATATTGCGCCAAGACATTTAAGAGCAATTAAGGATACGGATAATCAGTTAATTGCAGCTTTAGATAAATTTGACAGTGTTGGTGTCATGGATAGTTATTTTCCAAAGGCAGATTTTTTTGTGGAGTTTGAGCGATTTGATCGACATATTGAAAAGTTAAAAAGGGGAGGTACTCATTTAGATTATGTAAGTATTTGCACTCCAAATTATTTGCATGACGCTCATATTAGAATGGCTTTAAGAAGAGGGGCTGATGCAATTTGTGAAAAACCATTGGTTTTAAATCCTTGGAATTTAGACGCTTTAAAGGATATTGAAAAAGAATCTGGTCAAAAAATAAATACAATTTTGCAATTAAGATTGCATCCTAGTATTATTGCTTTAAAGAATAAAGTAGCTGCTGAGGGTAAAAAGGGGAAGTATGATGTAGACTTAACTTATATTACTTCAAGGGGGAATTGGTATGATGTTTCTTGGAAGGGAGATGAAAGTAAATCAGGAGGAATCGCAACAAATATTGGTGTTCATTTTTATGATATGTTATCATGGATTTTTGGTGATGTTCAAGAGAACATCGTTCATTTAAGAGAGAAAGATAAGTCGGCGGGGTATTTAGAGTTTAAAAATGCTAGAGTAAGATGGTTTCTATCAATTAATGAAAATGATTTACCTGAACATATAAAAGAAAAAGGGCAAAGAACTTTTAGATCAATTACTATCGATAATCAAGAGTTGGAGTTTAGTTCTGGGTTTACAGATTTACATACCAAAAGTTATCAAGAAATATTAAAAGGAAACGGATTTGGTTTAAAAGAATCTGAGGAATCTATAAAAATTGTTCATCAAATTAGGAATATGGCAATTAGTAAAATAGGAGAAAAACACCTGTTTATTAAGTAA
- a CDS encoding SDR family oxidoreductase, with protein MDIELSGKKILVTGGAGFIGANLCEVLLNKKNTVICLDNFSTGKRENISSFLDDTNFKLIEGDIRNLEDCMLAASGVDYILHQAALGSVPRSIKDPITTNDVNVSGFLNMLVAARDNNVKRFVYAASSSTYGDSKSLPKEEDVIGKPLSPYAVTKYVNELYADVFSKTYGLETIGLRYFNVFGRKQDPNGAYAAVIPKFVGQLMNGESPVINGDGSYSRDFTYIDNVIQANLLSLVVDNNKAINTVYNIAFGDRNTLNDLVGCLKEYLSEFDETIANIEIKYGENRMGDIPHSHASIQKAKDLLKYNPQFSLQKGLKESIKWYWKNL; from the coding sequence ATGGATATAGAATTATCAGGAAAAAAAATACTTGTTACGGGAGGTGCTGGTTTTATTGGTGCTAATCTCTGTGAGGTTTTACTTAATAAAAAAAATACAGTTATCTGCTTAGATAATTTTTCTACAGGAAAAAGAGAAAATATTTCTTCGTTTTTAGATGATACAAATTTCAAGTTAATTGAAGGAGATATTAGGAATCTTGAAGATTGTATGTTAGCTGCTTCTGGGGTAGATTATATCCTGCATCAAGCAGCACTTGGTTCAGTGCCAAGATCAATAAAAGATCCTATTACTACAAATGATGTAAATGTTTCTGGTTTTTTAAATATGTTAGTAGCGGCGAGAGATAATAATGTTAAAAGATTTGTGTATGCTGCAAGTTCTTCAACATATGGTGATTCTAAATCTTTGCCAAAAGAAGAGGATGTGATAGGTAAGCCATTGTCACCTTACGCAGTTACTAAATATGTTAATGAATTGTATGCTGATGTATTTAGTAAGACTTATGGTTTAGAGACGATTGGTTTAAGGTATTTCAATGTTTTTGGTAGAAAACAAGATCCAAATGGAGCGTATGCTGCTGTTATCCCAAAATTCGTTGGTCAGTTAATGAACGGAGAATCACCTGTGATAAATGGAGATGGTTCTTATTCAAGAGATTTTACTTATATAGATAATGTCATTCAAGCTAATTTATTAAGTCTTGTAGTTGATAATAACAAAGCAATAAATACAGTTTATAATATTGCGTTTGGAGATAGAAATACGTTAAATGATTTGGTAGGGTGTTTAAAGGAATATTTATCAGAATTTGATGAGACTATCGCGAACATCGAAATTAAATACGGTGAAAATAGAATGGGAGACATCCCTCACTCTCATGCAAGTATTCAAAAAGCAAAAGACTTATTAAAGTACAATCCTCAGTTTTCGTTACAAAAAGGATTAAAGGAGTCAATAAAATGGTATTGGAAAAATTTATAG
- a CDS encoding acyltransferase family protein: MRIPYYKNLDGVRGLAAIMVMFFHFFHRSFNNNSMILNVVKKISILGQTGVTLFFVLSGFLITRILLNTKSDEGYFKKFYLRRSLRIFPLYYFFLFFSFFVAPYLFGSGEPCVYSRYTPVSDQLYFYTYLQNFARTFGWLTTNGPGHFWSLAVEEHFYLFWPFIIYFFSNKNIIRIIALIIVFAFTLRIYMVNNGVGVFYFTFTRFDSLAIGALLAFLELKKYFNSDKLKLVKPVLLILVVSIGLISFFFSGEGNNYVQVVKYLILPLTYFFGLWYVLSIKHDSFINKSLNFSYLQFSGKVSYGLYVYHPFVYFLIDSYLSIDYIILDFLVKFSLSYLISFISFELLEKKFLKLKKHFEY, translated from the coding sequence ATGAGAATACCGTATTATAAAAATTTAGATGGTGTAAGAGGTTTAGCTGCAATTATGGTTATGTTCTTTCATTTTTTTCATAGATCATTTAATAATAACTCCATGATACTTAATGTCGTAAAAAAAATATCTATTTTGGGGCAAACAGGGGTTACTTTGTTTTTTGTATTATCTGGATTTTTAATTACAAGAATTCTGTTAAATACGAAAAGTGATGAGGGGTATTTTAAAAAATTCTATTTGAGGAGAAGTCTTAGGATATTTCCTTTGTATTATTTTTTTCTGTTTTTTAGTTTTTTTGTGGCGCCCTATCTTTTTGGTAGTGGAGAGCCTTGTGTTTATTCTCGCTATACGCCAGTATCCGATCAATTATATTTTTATACATATTTACAAAACTTTGCTAGGACTTTTGGTTGGCTGACAACAAACGGTCCTGGACATTTTTGGTCTTTAGCTGTCGAAGAACATTTTTATTTGTTTTGGCCTTTTATTATATATTTTTTTTCAAACAAGAATATTATAAGAATTATTGCGTTAATTATAGTTTTTGCTTTTACTTTAAGGATTTATATGGTTAATAACGGGGTTGGGGTTTTCTATTTTACGTTTACGAGATTTGATTCTTTGGCAATAGGTGCTCTACTAGCATTTTTAGAATTGAAAAAATATTTTAATTCGGATAAATTAAAATTGGTGAAACCTGTGCTTTTAATTCTTGTTGTTTCAATAGGTTTAATTAGTTTTTTCTTTTCTGGAGAAGGAAATAATTATGTACAGGTTGTTAAATATCTTATTTTACCTTTAACTTATTTCTTTGGCTTATGGTATGTTTTATCTATAAAGCATGATAGTTTTATAAATAAGAGCCTTAATTTTAGTTATTTACAGTTTTCAGGAAAGGTTAGTTACGGATTGTATGTATATCACCCATTTGTTTATTTCTTAATTGATTCTTATTTAAGTATTGATTATATAATCCTAGATTTTTTAGTAAAATTCTCTTTATCTTATCTGATATCTTTTATCAGTTTTGAGTTGCTTGAGAAGAAATTTTTAAAATTAAAAAAGCATTTTGAATATTAA
- the rfbB gene encoding dTDP-glucose 4,6-dehydratase: protein MKKKILITGGAGFIGSHVVRLFVNTYPEYDIFNLDSLTYAGNLENLSDIDKSDNYTFLKGDITNEEYIESIFKEYRFDSVVHLAAESHVDRSITDPLSFAKTNILGSMVLLNSFKNLWQNNWNDKLFYHVSTDEVYGTLGETGLFTETTPYDPNSPYSASKASSDHFVRAYGETYGLPYVISNCSNNYGANQFPEKLIPLFINNIINNKALPVYGNGKYTRDWLYVVDHAIAIDLVFHKGKNKETYNIGGFNEWQNIDLIKLLCVQMNQKLGRSEGESEKLITYVKDRPGHDLRYAIDASKINKELGWKPSVTFEQGLSKTIDWYLNNKEWMQSIVNGDYKNYYEKQYK from the coding sequence ATGAAAAAAAAAATATTAATTACTGGAGGAGCTGGTTTTATCGGTTCACACGTGGTAAGGTTGTTTGTAAACACTTATCCAGAATATGACATTTTTAATTTAGATTCATTGACATATGCAGGGAATTTAGAGAATTTGTCGGATATTGATAAATCTGATAATTATACTTTCTTGAAAGGTGACATTACAAATGAAGAATATATTGAGAGTATATTTAAAGAATATAGATTTGATAGTGTTGTTCATCTTGCAGCAGAATCTCATGTAGATAGATCAATAACTGACCCTTTGTCTTTTGCTAAAACTAATATTTTAGGGTCTATGGTTTTGTTGAATTCATTTAAGAATTTATGGCAAAATAATTGGAATGATAAGTTATTCTATCACGTAAGTACAGATGAGGTTTATGGTACTTTAGGAGAGACAGGTTTGTTTACAGAAACAACTCCTTATGACCCTAACTCACCTTATTCAGCGTCAAAAGCAAGTTCAGATCATTTTGTAAGAGCTTATGGGGAAACTTACGGCTTACCTTATGTTATTTCGAACTGTTCTAATAATTACGGGGCAAATCAATTTCCAGAGAAATTAATACCTTTATTTATAAATAATATTATAAATAACAAAGCATTGCCCGTTTATGGTAATGGTAAATATACGAGAGATTGGCTTTATGTTGTAGATCATGCCATTGCAATTGATTTAGTTTTTCATAAAGGAAAGAATAAAGAGACCTATAATATTGGAGGTTTTAATGAGTGGCAAAACATTGATTTGATAAAATTATTGTGTGTCCAAATGAATCAGAAGTTAGGGAGAAGTGAAGGTGAGAGTGAAAAGTTAATTACGTATGTGAAGGATAGACCTGGTCACGATTTACGTTATGCAATTGATGCATCTAAAATAAACAAGGAGTTAGGATGGAAGCCGTCAGTAACTTTTGAGCAGGGATTGTCTAAAACAATTGACTGGTATTTAAATAATAAAGAATGGATGCAGAGTATAGTAAATGGTGATTATAAAAATTATTATGAAAAGCAATACAAATAA
- a CDS encoding nucleotide sugar dehydrogenase, producing the protein MEQIKIAVIGLGYVGLPLARLFATKYSVVGFDVNEKRISELKSGVDKTLEVDKKTLQDVLVDKDSVENGLFCSSSISDLKDCTYFVITVPTPVDKNNRPVLIPLVKASETVGSVLKEGDIVVYESTVYPGATEEDCVPILEKVSGLKFNKNFFVGYSPERINPGDKKHTVDKILKVTSGSTKEVGVKVDKLYASVISAGTHLAPSIKVAEAAKVIENSQRDINIAFVNELAKIFGLMDINTQDVLEAAGTKWNFLPFQPGLVGGHCIGVDPYYLAQKAQEYGYHPEIILAGRRVNDGMGKYVASEVAKLMIQNDVEVKGAEILVLGITFKENCPDVRNTKAVDVIHELQDYGANVTIFDPHANVREVNSEYKLDSTKVLPNKKFDAVVLAVAHKEFHDLNFEEIKKEKSILYDVKNFLDSKHVDKSL; encoded by the coding sequence ATGGAACAAATTAAAATAGCTGTAATTGGTTTAGGTTATGTCGGACTGCCGTTGGCAAGATTATTTGCTACAAAATATTCAGTTGTTGGTTTTGATGTGAATGAAAAAAGGATTTCAGAATTAAAATCAGGAGTTGATAAAACCTTAGAAGTTGATAAAAAAACTTTGCAAGATGTTTTAGTTGATAAAGATTCAGTTGAAAACGGACTTTTTTGTTCATCATCAATAAGTGATCTTAAAGACTGTACTTATTTTGTGATTACAGTTCCTACGCCAGTAGATAAAAACAATAGACCTGTTTTAATACCTTTGGTTAAAGCAAGCGAAACAGTAGGAAGTGTTTTAAAAGAAGGAGATATTGTTGTTTATGAATCTACGGTGTATCCAGGAGCTACAGAAGAAGATTGTGTACCTATTTTAGAAAAAGTATCAGGATTAAAATTTAATAAGAACTTTTTTGTAGGATATTCTCCAGAGAGAATAAATCCAGGAGACAAAAAACATACGGTAGATAAAATATTAAAAGTTACATCTGGTTCAACAAAAGAAGTAGGAGTAAAAGTTGATAAATTATATGCGTCTGTAATTTCTGCAGGAACTCATTTAGCTCCGTCAATTAAAGTAGCGGAAGCTGCAAAAGTTATAGAAAATTCTCAAAGAGACATAAATATTGCGTTTGTAAATGAATTGGCCAAAATTTTTGGATTGATGGATATAAATACGCAAGATGTTTTAGAGGCAGCAGGTACAAAATGGAATTTTTTACCATTTCAACCAGGTTTAGTTGGTGGGCATTGTATAGGAGTTGACCCTTATTATTTAGCTCAAAAAGCACAGGAATACGGATATCATCCTGAAATTATTTTAGCAGGTAGAAGAGTGAATGATGGTATGGGGAAGTACGTTGCGTCTGAAGTAGCAAAGTTGATGATTCAAAATGACGTAGAAGTAAAAGGAGCTGAAATTTTGGTCTTAGGAATTACTTTTAAAGAAAATTGCCCTGATGTTAGAAATACAAAAGCTGTTGATGTAATCCATGAATTACAAGATTACGGAGCAAATGTGACTATTTTTGATCCACACGCGAATGTAAGGGAAGTTAATTCAGAATATAAATTAGATTCAACAAAAGTATTGCCTAATAAGAAATTTGATGCGGTAGTTTTAGCAGTTGCTCATAAAGAGTTTCATGACTTGAATTTTGAAGAAATAAAAAAAGAAAAATCAATTTTATATGATGTTAAGAATTTTTTAGATTCTAAGCATGTAGATAAATCACTTTAA
- the gmd gene encoding GDP-mannose 4,6-dehydratase — MKVALITGITGQDGSYLAELLLEKGYMVHGIKRRSSLFNTDRIDHLYQDPHASDLRLKLHYGDLTDAMNLTRIIQECQPDEIYNLGAMSHVAVSFDTPEYVGNVDGLGTLRILEAVRILGLEKKTRIYQASTSELYGGMPENKNERGFYDEDSPFYPRSPYGVAKIYGFWITKNYREAYNMFACNGILFNHESPRRGETFVTRKITRAVAKIALGLQEKVFLGNLEAKRDWGHAKDYVRMMWMILQADKPEDWVIATGVTTTVRDFVRFAFEEVGIEVAFKGEGVEEKAYVVACNHKDFQIEIGKEVLSVDPTYFRPTEVDLLIGDPTKAKEKLGWVPEHDLASLVKDMMKGDVSLMKKDVDLLKAGHEILKQAE, encoded by the coding sequence ATGAAAGTAGCATTAATTACAGGGATTACAGGACAGGATGGCTCTTATTTAGCTGAGTTGTTATTAGAAAAAGGCTATATGGTACATGGTATTAAAAGAAGATCTTCTTTGTTTAATACAGATCGGATAGATCATTTATATCAAGATCCGCATGCTTCAGATTTAAGACTAAAATTGCATTATGGTGATCTGACTGACGCAATGAATTTGACACGTATCATCCAAGAGTGTCAACCTGATGAGATTTATAACTTAGGGGCTATGTCTCATGTTGCTGTTTCTTTTGATACACCAGAATATGTCGGTAATGTTGATGGATTAGGAACTTTAAGAATCTTAGAAGCAGTAAGAATTTTAGGCTTAGAAAAGAAAACAAGAATTTATCAGGCTTCTACATCAGAATTATATGGTGGTATGCCAGAAAATAAAAACGAAAGAGGTTTTTATGATGAAGATTCTCCATTTTATCCACGTTCGCCATATGGTGTAGCAAAGATTTATGGATTCTGGATTACTAAAAACTATCGTGAAGCTTATAATATGTTTGCTTGTAATGGTATTTTATTTAATCATGAGTCACCAAGAAGAGGTGAAACTTTTGTGACAAGAAAAATTACACGTGCAGTAGCTAAAATAGCACTTGGTCTACAAGAAAAAGTGTTTCTGGGTAACTTAGAAGCAAAACGTGATTGGGGGCATGCAAAAGATTATGTTCGTATGATGTGGATGATTTTACAAGCAGATAAACCAGAAGACTGGGTAATTGCAACAGGAGTTACAACTACAGTAAGAGACTTTGTACGTTTTGCTTTTGAAGAAGTGGGGATAGAGGTTGCCTTTAAAGGTGAAGGTGTTGAGGAAAAAGCCTATGTAGTAGCTTGTAATCATAAAGATTTTCAAATAGAAATAGGTAAAGAAGTTTTATCTGTTGACCCTACTTATTTTCGCCCAACTGAAGTTGATTTGTTAATAGGAGATCCAACCAAAGCAAAAGAAAAATTAGGATGGGTTCCAGAACATGATTTAGCTTCTTTAGTGAAAGATATGATGAAAGGGGATGTTTCTTTAATGAAAAAAGATGTTGATTTGTTAAAGGCAGGTCATGAAATTTTGAAACAGGCTGAGTAA
- a CDS encoding UDP-glucose dehydrogenase family protein produces MNIAVVGSGYVGLVSGTCFSEMGNKVTCIDIDQKKIQKLENGIIPIFEPGLEQMVLKNVKNKNLFFTTNLSEAIKDAEIVFIAVGTPMGDDGSADLQYVLAVAKSIGESMVKELVVVDKSTVPIGTADKVKATIQKELDKRGLQLKFHVVSNPEFLKEGAAIDDFMKPDRVVIGADSDYAFDKMKQLYSPFFRTHDRFITMDIRSAEMTKYAANAMLATKISFMNEIANICERVGADANQVRIGIGSDKRIGYSFIYPGAGYGGSCFPKDVKALKKIAEEYGYKANLITSVEDVNDAQKLVIAQKIVKRFGEDLTGLTFALWGLAFKPGTDDMREAPSIYVIKELVSRGAKVQAYDPKAIEEAKECYLNGVDNVTYLESKYEVLKNADALILLTEWKEFRSPDFEEIKSQLISPVIFDGRNQYNAFNLEDKGFEYYQIGK; encoded by the coding sequence ATGAATATAGCTGTGGTTGGTTCAGGTTATGTTGGGTTAGTTTCTGGAACATGTTTTTCTGAAATGGGAAACAAAGTAACTTGTATTGATATTGATCAAAAGAAAATACAAAAATTAGAAAACGGAATTATACCTATTTTTGAGCCAGGTTTAGAGCAAATGGTGCTTAAAAATGTGAAAAATAAAAATTTATTTTTCACTACTAATTTAAGTGAAGCTATTAAAGATGCTGAAATTGTTTTTATAGCTGTAGGTACGCCTATGGGAGATGATGGTTCTGCAGATTTACAATATGTTTTGGCAGTAGCTAAATCTATTGGGGAATCTATGGTTAAAGAGTTGGTTGTTGTCGATAAATCTACGGTTCCAATTGGAACAGCAGACAAAGTAAAAGCAACAATTCAAAAAGAATTAGATAAAAGAGGTCTTCAATTAAAGTTTCATGTAGTTTCAAATCCGGAATTTTTAAAAGAAGGAGCCGCTATAGATGATTTTATGAAACCAGATAGAGTTGTTATTGGTGCAGATTCTGATTATGCTTTTGATAAAATGAAGCAATTGTATTCTCCTTTCTTTAGAACGCATGATCGTTTTATAACAATGGATATTCGCTCTGCAGAAATGACTAAATATGCTGCTAATGCTATGTTGGCAACCAAAATTTCATTTATGAATGAAATAGCTAACATTTGTGAAAGAGTTGGTGCTGATGCAAATCAGGTTAGAATAGGTATTGGTTCAGATAAAAGAATAGGCTATAGTTTTATTTATCCAGGTGCTGGTTATGGAGGTTCTTGTTTTCCTAAAGACGTAAAAGCTTTAAAGAAAATTGCAGAAGAATATGGTTATAAAGCAAATTTAATAACTTCTGTAGAGGATGTCAATGATGCTCAGAAGTTAGTAATCGCACAGAAGATTGTGAAGCGATTTGGTGAGGATTTAACAGGGTTAACTTTTGCTTTATGGGGCTTGGCTTTTAAACCAGGGACAGATGATATGAGAGAAGCACCATCCATCTATGTTATAAAAGAATTGGTAAGTAGAGGCGCAAAAGTACAAGCGTATGATCCTAAGGCAATAGAAGAGGCTAAAGAGTGTTACTTAAATGGAGTTGATAACGTAACGTATTTAGAATCTAAATATGAGGTTTTAAAGAATGCAGATGCTTTAATTCTTTTAACAGAATGGAAAGAATTTAGATCTCCAGATTTTGAAGAGATAAAATCTCAATTGATTTCTCCGGTTATTTTTGATGGTAGAAACCAATATAATGCATTTAATTTAGAGGATAAAGGTTTTGAATATTACCAGATAGGTAAATAA
- a CDS encoding GDP-L-fucose synthase family protein has protein sequence MDKSTKIYIAGHRGMVGSAVWRTLEKKGYTNLIGRTSQELDLRDQEAVKDFYTTEKPEIVIDAAAKVGGILANNDFPYQFLMENMQIQNSLIDGALKSGIEKFIFLGSSCIYPKFAPQPLKEEYLLTDSLEPTNEWYAIAKITGVKACQAIRKQFNKDYVSLMPTNLYGTHDNFDLKSSHVLPAMIRKFHEAKNNNNSDVMLWGSGTPMREFLFVDDMAEAVVYALENKLPEYLYNVGSGKDITIKELAETIQKVTGHSGQIVWDAEKPDGTPRKLMDVSKMKNLGWSYSVELEEGIQKTYSWFLNNIENIKEVKLVN, from the coding sequence ATGGATAAGTCAACAAAAATTTATATCGCTGGCCATAGAGGAATGGTTGGTTCTGCAGTTTGGAGAACTTTAGAAAAAAAAGGATACACAAACTTAATTGGAAGAACTAGTCAAGAATTAGATTTAAGAGATCAAGAGGCTGTAAAAGATTTTTATACTACAGAAAAGCCCGAAATTGTTATTGATGCTGCCGCAAAAGTGGGTGGTATTTTAGCAAATAATGATTTTCCATATCAGTTTTTAATGGAGAATATGCAAATTCAGAATAGCTTAATAGATGGTGCGCTAAAATCAGGAATTGAAAAATTTATTTTTTTAGGAAGTTCTTGTATTTACCCAAAATTTGCTCCACAGCCATTAAAAGAAGAATATTTATTAACAGATTCTTTAGAGCCAACAAATGAATGGTATGCAATCGCTAAAATCACTGGCGTTAAGGCTTGCCAAGCCATAAGAAAACAATTCAATAAAGATTATGTAAGTTTAATGCCAACAAACTTATATGGTACTCATGATAATTTTGATTTAAAATCATCTCATGTTTTACCTGCAATGATTCGTAAGTTTCATGAAGCTAAAAATAATAATAATTCAGACGTAATGCTTTGGGGTAGTGGTACACCTATGAGGGAGTTTTTGTTTGTGGATGATATGGCTGAAGCTGTTGTCTATGCTTTAGAGAATAAATTACCAGAATACTTATACAATGTAGGTTCAGGTAAGGATATTACCATAAAAGAATTGGCGGAAACGATCCAAAAAGTAACAGGCCATAGCGGTCAAATTGTTTGGGATGCTGAAAAACCAGATGGAACTCCAAGAAAATTAATGGATGTCTCTAAGATGAAAAACTTAGGTTGGAGTTATTCAGTAGAATTAGAAGAAGGAATACAAAAAACCTATAGCTGGTTTTTAAACAATATTGAAAATATAAAAGAAGTAAAATTAGTCAATTAA
- a CDS encoding adenylyltransferase/cytidyltransferase family protein, with protein sequence MKVGITFSSFDLFHAGHVKMLEEAKRECDYLICGLQTDPTLDRPEKNRPIQSVVERYIQLNGCKYVDEVVPYATEQDLEDVLRSFKVDVRIIGDEYASKQFTGRDYCEKTGIKLFYNKREHRFSSSSLRKEVQEKENFKNKDK encoded by the coding sequence ATGAAAGTAGGAATTACGTTTAGTTCTTTCGATTTGTTTCATGCTGGACATGTGAAAATGCTAGAAGAGGCAAAAAGAGAATGTGATTATTTAATCTGTGGTTTACAAACAGACCCTACCCTTGATAGACCCGAAAAAAACAGACCAATACAATCCGTAGTAGAACGATATATTCAATTAAATGGATGTAAGTATGTTGATGAGGTTGTGCCTTATGCAACAGAACAAGATTTAGAAGACGTTTTACGATCATTTAAAGTTGATGTAAGGATTATTGGTGATGAATACGCAAGTAAGCAATTTACTGGTCGAGATTATTGTGAGAAAACTGGTATAAAACTTTTTTATAATAAAAGAGAGCATCGTTTTTCTAGTAGTAGCTTAAGGAAAGAGGTGCAAGAGAAAGAAAATTTTAAAAATAAAGACAAATAA
- the rfbA gene encoding glucose-1-phosphate thymidylyltransferase RfbA — MKGIILAGGSGTRLYPLTKATSKQLLPINDKPMIYYPLSVLMLAGIREVLIISTPDDLPNFRKLLGTGSDLGLKLSYKVQPSPDGLAQAFILGKEFIADDDVCLVLGDNIFYGHGFVNLLTSSIKNVKEEGKATVFGYYVQDPERYGVVDFDATGKALSIEEKPETPKSNYAVVGLYFYPNSVIEIAENVKPSERGELEITTVNQVYLEQEQLKVELMGRGYAWLDTGTHESLLEASNYIQAIENRQGLKVACLEEIAFEMGYISKEELLLLAEPLKKNGYGQYLINRVKNL, encoded by the coding sequence ATGAAAGGAATTATTTTAGCAGGAGGTTCAGGTACTAGATTATACCCACTAACAAAAGCAACTTCAAAACAGCTTTTACCTATTAATGACAAACCGATGATTTATTATCCTTTGTCTGTTTTAATGTTAGCAGGTATACGTGAAGTATTAATTATTTCAACACCAGATGATTTACCTAATTTTAGAAAATTATTGGGTACTGGTTCTGATTTAGGACTAAAACTTTCATATAAAGTACAGCCCTCTCCTGATGGTTTGGCACAAGCATTTATTTTAGGGAAAGAATTTATAGCCGATGATGATGTTTGCTTAGTTCTGGGAGATAATATCTTTTATGGTCATGGTTTTGTTAACCTTTTGACATCTTCAATAAAAAATGTAAAAGAAGAAGGGAAGGCGACTGTGTTCGGTTATTATGTGCAAGACCCAGAAAGATATGGAGTTGTTGATTTTGATGCAACTGGAAAAGCATTATCTATAGAGGAAAAACCAGAAACTCCTAAAAGTAATTATGCTGTTGTTGGTTTGTATTTTTATCCCAATTCAGTAATTGAGATTGCTGAAAATGTAAAGCCAAGTGAAAGAGGTGAGTTAGAAATTACTACTGTAAATCAAGTATATTTAGAACAAGAACAGTTAAAAGTTGAATTAATGGGAAGGGGATATGCTTGGTTAGATACAGGTACTCATGAATCATTATTAGAAGCGTCTAATTATATTCAAGCCATTGAAAATAGACAAGGCTTAAAGGTCGCTTGCCTAGAAGAGATAGCATTCGAAATGGGGTATATTTCAAAAGAAGAATTGTTATTGTTGGCAGAGCCTTTGAAGAAAAATGGTTACGGACAGTATTTGATTAATAGGGTTAAAAATTTATAA